Proteins co-encoded in one Cytobacillus sp. NJ13 genomic window:
- a CDS encoding permease-like cell division protein FtsX, whose product MRNIIYLFNEARLGILRNILPVIASVLIIFISISVLGVSLLLKNSLNHTISFLNEQVKIRIMLDHELDPYEIAEVLEKNTLISTVKVETKEDMVLSMGKLFENKSELLEMFNFSTIPNAITIELKDNSKVEQMANMLGDTEGITDVIYPGEYAETVIRWTAQVEKYSFFALVSLVFASVLTVMMTINLAMIKRMKEVKVKLLLGARPSHVRLQFLIEGGIIGLLGSILANYLIFFVNESLFQALHTQLPYLFEEQNPNLVLVFFLSLCGGLFLGLIGSFISTFRTLKYD is encoded by the coding sequence TTGAGAAACATCATCTATCTGTTTAATGAGGCCCGATTAGGCATCTTGCGCAATATTCTACCTGTTATTGCTTCGGTATTGATTATATTTATTTCAATTTCTGTTTTAGGGGTTTCTCTGCTTTTAAAAAATAGTCTAAATCATACAATTAGTTTCTTGAATGAACAGGTGAAAATCAGAATTATGCTAGACCATGAATTGGATCCTTATGAGATTGCTGAAGTACTTGAAAAAAATACCCTTATCAGCACGGTTAAAGTCGAAACAAAGGAAGACATGGTTTTAAGCATGGGTAAGCTATTCGAAAATAAGTCTGAACTTTTGGAAATGTTCAATTTCAGCACTATCCCCAATGCTATCACTATTGAATTGAAAGACAACAGCAAGGTAGAACAAATGGCCAATATGCTAGGGGATACGGAAGGTATTACAGATGTAATATATCCTGGAGAATATGCTGAAACAGTCATCCGCTGGACAGCCCAAGTAGAAAAATATAGCTTTTTTGCGCTTGTTAGTCTTGTTTTTGCATCAGTATTAACTGTCATGATGACTATTAATCTTGCCATGATTAAGCGAATGAAAGAAGTAAAGGTGAAATTATTATTGGGGGCAAGACCAAGCCATGTAAGGCTTCAATTCTTGATTGAAGGAGGAATTATTGGGTTGCTTGGAAGCATACTGGCAAACTATTTAATATTTTTCGTTAACGAAAGCCTTTTTCAAGCGCTGCACACTCAACTCCCATATTTATTTGAAGAGCAAAATCCAAACCTGGTTTTGGTGTTTTTCTTATCGCTCTGCGGGGGGCTTTTCTTGGGGCTGATCGGGAGTTTCATTTCCACTTTTAGGACGCTGAAATATGATTAA
- a CDS encoding S-layer homology domain-containing protein, translating into MKHLAGVILTLLLIIAPINVVAHITNEKNLYEDIATSEAAEEILYLRSMNAIAAEEGVNLFRPNEVLTREDLAVWAINFNLQNSIDHHGTNGTHSPEEAVDKGLIDTIQGNATFEDVNKVFFNKTLRIASNKEITREEFAIFMGEHFSAKVDGKDFFVRSGLSKGPNGIIENVIPSENEELSKVFINGREYSLSHHPKIVNGPADEESLRGHDIAVSYTRKNEKGEDILELIKIAGKESGNVINTDEEESVSAANENKKEGSGGLLTLLSIPLIAIVIWFISNPIIRKFKRNN; encoded by the coding sequence TTGAAGCATCTGGCAGGTGTCATTTTAACATTGTTACTAATAATAGCACCGATAAATGTTGTAGCTCATATCACAAACGAAAAGAATTTATATGAGGATATTGCTACATCTGAAGCAGCGGAAGAAATATTGTACCTTCGATCTATGAACGCGATAGCGGCTGAGGAGGGGGTAAATTTGTTTAGGCCTAATGAAGTGCTAACAAGAGAAGACCTTGCTGTATGGGCTATAAATTTCAATTTGCAGAATAGTATCGACCATCATGGTACTAATGGGACTCATTCACCAGAAGAAGCAGTTGACAAAGGGTTGATTGATACTATTCAAGGAAATGCCACATTTGAGGATGTAAATAAGGTGTTCTTTAACAAGACTTTAAGAATCGCAAGCAATAAAGAAATAACCAGAGAAGAGTTTGCGATATTTATGGGGGAACATTTCTCAGCAAAGGTAGATGGAAAAGACTTTTTTGTTCGCTCTGGATTATCTAAAGGTCCGAACGGGATAATTGAAAACGTAATTCCATCGGAAAATGAAGAATTGAGTAAGGTTTTTATCAATGGAAGAGAGTATAGTCTTTCTCATCATCCAAAGATTGTTAATGGCCCGGCTGATGAAGAATCGCTCCGTGGCCACGATATCGCTGTTTCTTATACTAGGAAGAATGAAAAAGGTGAAGACATTCTTGAACTGATAAAAATAGCAGGCAAAGAGAGTGGTAATGTGATAAATACTGATGAAGAAGAATCTGTTTCAGCCGCTAATGAAAATAAAAAAGAGGGTAGCGGAGGATTACTAACACTTCTTTCGATTCCTTTGATAGCTATTGTTATTTGGTTTATTTCTAATCCTATTATTAGAAAATTCAAAAGAAACAATTGA
- a CDS encoding 4'-phosphopantetheinyl transferase superfamily protein — protein sequence MKIYALNISGEDADSNFSSMINLASPEKKRKILNFRQKEDAKRSLYSELLIRYLIGQRLGLSDELIEFELNEFGKPSLLQSEENFHFNLSHSGNWVVCMLDSNPVGIDVEEIRPIDISLADRFFSKKEVEELNAEPIKGKLAKFFEMWTLKESYIKAVGKGLSIPLDSFSILSQNNKYPKLCGKEISDLYYFRHYDLAHNYKLSACAKHNLFPDRVVKINHFSIKEWYKDRIYEIQNT from the coding sequence ATGAAGATATATGCATTGAATATTTCTGGAGAGGATGCTGATTCGAATTTTAGTTCTATGATAAATCTTGCTTCTCCTGAAAAGAAAAGAAAAATTTTAAACTTTCGCCAAAAAGAAGATGCAAAGCGATCACTGTATTCGGAATTATTAATTCGCTATCTAATTGGGCAAAGGCTAGGTTTATCTGATGAACTTATTGAATTCGAACTAAATGAATTTGGTAAGCCGAGTTTATTACAATCTGAAGAAAATTTTCATTTCAACCTGTCTCACTCGGGAAATTGGGTGGTTTGTATGTTGGATTCAAATCCAGTTGGCATTGATGTGGAGGAAATCAGACCAATTGACATTAGCCTTGCTGATAGGTTTTTTTCCAAAAAAGAAGTTGAAGAATTGAATGCTGAACCAATTAAGGGTAAGCTGGCTAAATTTTTTGAAATGTGGACACTGAAAGAAAGTTATATAAAAGCTGTTGGAAAAGGACTTTCAATTCCGCTGGATTCATTTTCTATACTCAGCCAGAACAATAAGTACCCTAAGTTGTGTGGTAAAGAGATATCGGACTTATATTATTTTAGGCACTACGATCTAGCTCATAATTACAAACTTTCAGCATGTGCAAAGCATAATCTTTTCCCTGATCGAGTAGTGAAGATCAACCATTTTAGTATAAAGGAATGGTACAAAGACCGAATTTACGAAATACAGAATACTTAG
- a CDS encoding efflux RND transporter permease subunit produces the protein MKYLVKFSMKNTAAMIVLLVLLAGTAVMMTISLQKEKMPDIKYPYVQINTVYPGSPENVLENVTIPIEETVSGLQGVETIVSTSDENISIVGLRLMPDQKPEDVKNRVNSLLANMNLPPQAQQPVVSTQGLSSQPFYYLSMNMKEGTDVERLNSVKEEVLPELKSVQGVENVYTVGDREKVVSIKLDSSKLLENGISPSMVSNAIEASLADGAVGRVNFENSSQLVRFVATLEDLNELKEIEIVNNGEQKVTVGDVSEVEEVLDSKYLSSFNGTSSIMFMLFKSEDGNVVEIDKKLSGLLETWKEDFKDVNFQTTINDAVDTNNSINGMVVEGLLGAILAAVMILLFLRNFRLTFVVIVSIPLSILLSLIGMSSFDISLNLMTLGGLAIAVGRVVDDSIVVVENIYSQLLKRQERKESVILFGTQQVASAIVSSTLTTAAVFVPLAFVSGVVGDVFKPFAITLICALLASLLVSVTFIPMLVKLMVLKQIKFSKKVESVKEKKLTTQYTSLLNKLLNHKKKVLLATFVVFTGSLVLTVPSLPVAFMPSSESERTVFFDIDLPQATSKESNENTMEEIDEFITNAKNSNNDQIFESVQTLVGFNYKNNVNEVYPYKSLIITQISEGNEVDDVMDKFSKEIQTRLPDGSSVDQWVYSLNPAGQEAQFYYILSGDNMKDLQESAELIKEKMESYEELSQIDDSLSKVKNQVTVEIKVQEAKDAGLKAMDIMGQLQPILNTQNLQSQIDINGETSQIKIGINEEEIKSLDKINQLKISSPSKGLVSLSEVATVKNEAAPVQIYRENSEQVVTLTAKINGEDQAGISNQLYADLAEVELPEGVERKLGGVSDSISESFNQMFIAMFVSILAVYLVLVITFRNASAPFAILFSLPLALIGGLYGLMISGNSINVTTLIGFLMLIGIVVTNAIVLIDRVEQYREQGMDVRKAIIDASVTRIKPILMTAGATMIALIPLAVGLSDSTVMSQGLAIVVIGGLLSSTLLTLIIVPVVYELLNGKRKKAFNKKQNTEVGFESPKYKGLH, from the coding sequence ATGAAATATCTTGTGAAGTTTTCTATGAAAAACACGGCTGCTATGATTGTTCTTTTGGTTTTATTGGCAGGAACAGCTGTCATGATGACTATATCTTTACAAAAAGAAAAAATGCCCGATATTAAGTATCCATATGTTCAAATTAATACTGTTTATCCCGGTTCACCTGAAAATGTTTTGGAGAATGTAACGATTCCAATAGAGGAAACGGTGTCTGGACTTCAGGGTGTTGAGACAATAGTTTCTACCTCGGATGAAAACATCTCAATTGTTGGATTGCGCTTAATGCCAGATCAGAAACCAGAAGATGTAAAAAATAGAGTAAATTCATTGCTGGCAAATATGAATTTGCCACCGCAGGCCCAGCAGCCAGTCGTCTCCACTCAAGGGTTGTCCAGCCAGCCGTTCTATTATCTTTCCATGAACATGAAGGAGGGAACGGATGTTGAGCGGCTTAACAGCGTCAAGGAGGAAGTTCTGCCAGAGCTAAAATCCGTTCAGGGTGTTGAAAATGTCTATACAGTTGGTGACAGGGAAAAAGTTGTATCAATTAAGCTGGATTCATCAAAGCTTTTAGAAAATGGAATTTCCCCTTCGATGGTTTCTAATGCAATAGAGGCTTCACTTGCTGATGGTGCGGTCGGAAGGGTGAATTTCGAAAACAGCTCGCAATTGGTTCGCTTTGTTGCCACCTTGGAAGATCTAAATGAATTAAAAGAAATTGAAATTGTAAACAACGGAGAGCAAAAGGTTACAGTTGGGGATGTATCAGAAGTAGAAGAAGTACTGGATTCCAAATATTTAAGCAGCTTTAATGGAACATCCTCTATTATGTTTATGCTGTTTAAATCAGAAGATGGGAATGTTGTAGAGATCGACAAAAAATTGTCTGGCCTTCTTGAAACTTGGAAGGAGGATTTTAAGGATGTCAACTTCCAGACTACTATAAACGATGCAGTAGACACAAACAATTCAATCAACGGCATGGTAGTCGAGGGGCTTTTAGGAGCAATCTTGGCTGCAGTTATGATTCTCTTGTTCTTAAGAAATTTCCGCCTTACATTTGTAGTAATTGTTTCAATTCCACTGTCAATCTTACTAAGCCTGATAGGAATGTCCTCTTTTGATATATCCCTTAATCTTATGACATTAGGTGGCCTAGCCATTGCCGTAGGGCGTGTAGTAGATGACAGCATAGTGGTTGTGGAAAACATTTATAGTCAACTGCTGAAGAGACAGGAGAGAAAGGAATCGGTTATCCTCTTTGGTACCCAGCAGGTAGCAAGCGCGATCGTATCGTCCACTTTGACCACGGCAGCAGTTTTTGTTCCTCTGGCTTTTGTAAGCGGGGTTGTAGGGGACGTATTTAAACCGTTTGCCATTACATTAATATGTGCACTACTTGCATCACTCCTTGTTTCAGTCACATTCATACCAATGCTTGTCAAATTAATGGTACTAAAGCAGATTAAATTCAGCAAAAAGGTAGAGTCAGTCAAAGAGAAGAAACTCACTACGCAATATACTTCCTTGCTTAACAAACTTCTTAACCATAAGAAAAAAGTCCTTTTGGCTACATTCGTTGTTTTCACAGGATCTCTTGTGCTTACAGTCCCTAGTTTGCCAGTTGCTTTCATGCCATCAAGTGAATCAGAGCGTACAGTCTTCTTTGATATAGACCTCCCCCAGGCAACATCTAAGGAAAGCAATGAAAATACCATGGAAGAAATAGATGAATTTATAACGAATGCGAAAAATTCCAATAACGATCAAATATTCGAAAGTGTTCAGACTCTTGTAGGATTTAATTACAAGAACAATGTAAATGAAGTTTACCCTTATAAATCTCTTATCATTACCCAAATTTCTGAGGGAAATGAAGTAGATGATGTGATGGATAAGTTCAGTAAAGAGATCCAAACAAGGCTACCTGATGGATCATCAGTGGATCAATGGGTCTATTCTTTAAACCCTGCAGGCCAGGAGGCGCAATTCTATTACATCCTCAGCGGAGACAATATGAAAGATTTACAGGAAAGCGCTGAATTGATAAAGGAAAAGATGGAAAGCTATGAGGAACTTTCACAAATAGATGATTCGTTAAGCAAAGTTAAGAATCAGGTAACGGTTGAAATAAAGGTTCAGGAAGCCAAGGATGCTGGTTTAAAAGCAATGGATATTATGGGACAGCTGCAGCCTATCCTAAATACACAGAACTTACAATCCCAAATTGACATAAATGGAGAGACCTCTCAAATTAAAATCGGTATAAATGAAGAAGAAATCAAATCCTTAGATAAGATTAACCAATTAAAAATTAGTTCTCCGAGTAAGGGATTGGTCAGTCTTTCTGAAGTGGCAACTGTTAAAAACGAGGCTGCGCCAGTCCAGATTTACCGGGAAAATTCAGAGCAGGTTGTAACACTCACTGCTAAAATTAATGGGGAAGATCAAGCAGGGATAAGCAATCAATTATATGCTGACCTTGCTGAAGTGGAGCTTCCTGAGGGTGTGGAAAGGAAATTGGGTGGCGTTAGTGACAGCATTAGCGAGAGTTTTAATCAAATGTTCATTGCTATGTTCGTCTCTATCCTGGCAGTTTATCTTGTATTGGTTATTACTTTCAGGAATGCATCTGCACCATTTGCAATCTTATTCTCATTACCTCTGGCACTAATCGGTGGACTATACGGACTAATGATAAGCGGGAACTCTATCAACGTAACGACATTAATTGGTTTTCTAATGCTTATAGGTATAGTAGTTACAAATGCGATTGTACTTATCGACCGAGTTGAACAATATAGGGAACAAGGAATGGATGTAAGAAAAGCAATTATTGATGCATCTGTTACAAGAATAAAACCAATTTTAATGACAGCGGGTGCTACTATGATTGCATTAATACCACTCGCAGTTGGTCTTTCTGATAGCACAGTGATGTCCCAAGGATTAGCTATAGTTGTCATAGGGGGATTATTAAGTTCAACACTTCTAACTTTAATTATCGTTCCTGTTGTTTATGAGCTTTTAAATGGAAAAAGAAAAAAAGCGTTTAATAAGAAACAAAATACTGAAGTGGGATTTGAAAGCCCTAAATACAAGGGTTTACATTAA
- a CDS encoding FadR/GntR family transcriptional regulator produces MKLKRTSLVEEVINAFIRDVEDGLYGEKLPSQKELANHYQVSLIVIREALSKLSAIGMISFQQGKGTYLNKPGERPFVTSEFSSLIFHDVKNLRAIVEARQIIERETSSLAAIRKTDKDILNMEEAIHMMKKNLNDNDTFAFWDLKFHNAVAQASNNPVLHKLTMLLIDSYRTEVSKFFQLPGVIEKVFTEHEGIYKNILDGNSDEASLIMYSHLEMPEKIFLAKMAESEN; encoded by the coding sequence TTGAAATTAAAACGTACATCTTTAGTTGAAGAGGTTATAAATGCATTTATCAGAGATGTGGAAGATGGTTTGTACGGAGAGAAGTTACCTTCTCAAAAGGAGTTAGCAAACCATTACCAGGTAAGCCTTATAGTTATAAGAGAAGCACTATCAAAATTATCCGCAATAGGAATGATAAGTTTTCAGCAAGGAAAAGGAACATACCTGAACAAACCAGGAGAAAGGCCGTTTGTTACTTCTGAATTTTCATCTTTAATTTTCCATGATGTCAAAAACCTCCGGGCAATTGTGGAAGCAAGACAAATTATTGAGAGAGAAACAAGTTCTTTAGCAGCAATACGTAAAACCGATAAAGATATTTTAAATATGGAAGAAGCTATACACATGATGAAAAAAAATTTAAATGATAATGATACATTTGCTTTTTGGGACCTAAAATTTCACAATGCTGTAGCTCAAGCATCAAATAATCCAGTATTACATAAGCTGACTATGCTGCTTATAGATAGCTATCGAACAGAAGTGTCTAAATTTTTCCAACTGCCTGGAGTTATTGAAAAGGTATTTACAGAGCACGAAGGTATCTATAAAAACATCTTAGATGGTAATAGTGATGAAGCATCTTTGATAATGTACTCCCATCTGGAAATGCCCGAGAAAATATTTTTGGCTAAAATGGCTGAATCTGAAAACTAA
- the dctP gene encoding TRAP transporter substrate-binding protein DctP, translating to MLKRFSVLVLSIVFLFSLAGCVQIQPVESKSESSNEKFKWQLATAWPESMFLQEIPKKWAEDVKKASGGRLEIEVNAAGELMGGGEVLDAANMKTIDAYHAATNMWLGKMPASPFFTTIPMIMDESLRLGWTYEGGGLELWQRMYDDAGLNIQVIPLGFTGPETVAWSNKEMSSLEDWKGLKYRTAGWWGEILKKSGVSVTSTPAAEVYSGLERGVIDAAEFATPNIDRDLGFDEVSKFYTGPGMHQPSTMYYLGVNKDSWNALPEDLKEIVLATAKATTLWSYTRDQHESMEANEYFIEKGVTSVTVDNETQQKLQEEMINYLDAQSEEFGGLYKETWESIKEYRERYTNFKELMTPETE from the coding sequence ATGTTGAAAAGATTTTCTGTATTAGTTTTGTCAATTGTATTTTTGTTTTCACTTGCTGGATGTGTACAAATCCAACCGGTAGAAAGTAAATCTGAATCTTCGAATGAGAAGTTTAAATGGCAACTTGCAACCGCATGGCCAGAATCAATGTTTTTACAAGAAATCCCTAAAAAATGGGCTGAAGACGTAAAGAAAGCATCTGGTGGAAGGCTAGAAATTGAAGTTAATGCTGCAGGTGAATTAATGGGTGGAGGAGAAGTGCTGGATGCAGCAAACATGAAAACTATCGATGCATACCATGCTGCAACAAATATGTGGTTGGGGAAAATGCCTGCTTCTCCATTTTTTACTACTATACCTATGATAATGGATGAAAGTTTAAGGCTAGGATGGACTTATGAAGGTGGAGGGTTGGAGCTTTGGCAGAGAATGTATGATGACGCTGGCTTAAATATTCAAGTAATTCCATTAGGGTTTACTGGCCCTGAAACTGTTGCTTGGTCTAATAAAGAAATGTCAAGCCTCGAAGATTGGAAAGGATTGAAGTATCGAACTGCAGGGTGGTGGGGTGAGATTTTGAAGAAGAGTGGAGTATCCGTTACATCTACTCCTGCTGCAGAAGTATATTCAGGTTTGGAAAGAGGAGTCATTGATGCGGCAGAATTTGCTACACCAAATATAGATCGTGATTTAGGATTTGATGAAGTGTCTAAATTTTACACTGGACCAGGAATGCATCAACCATCAACGATGTATTATTTAGGAGTAAACAAAGACTCCTGGAATGCTTTACCTGAAGATTTGAAAGAGATTGTCCTAGCTACTGCGAAAGCAACTACCCTTTGGAGTTATACACGTGATCAACATGAAAGTATGGAAGCAAATGAGTATTTTATAGAAAAAGGTGTGACATCAGTAACCGTAGATAATGAAACCCAACAAAAACTTCAGGAAGAAATGATAAATTATTTAGATGCCCAATCAGAAGAATTTGGAGGCTTGTATAAAGAAACTTGGGAATCTATCAAGGAATATAGAGAACGATACACAAACTTTAAAGAATTGATGACTCCAGAAACAGAATAA
- a CDS encoding TRAP transporter small permease subunit, with protein MNYFKKVCAGIEWFNEKVAKVSAWAIVVLILVISYEVVSRYVFNRPTIWSYEMSYFLSSFLIIMAMAYTLQTKNHVNIDIFYNKFSRKTQLILSIIFTLVFFFPMWILLIQVMIPNIMDSYHTGEKSSYGSWLPLIWPFKLWIFIGILLFVIQGLLEFLKDIIRLVKGDDAI; from the coding sequence ATGAATTATTTTAAAAAAGTATGTGCTGGAATTGAGTGGTTTAATGAAAAAGTAGCAAAAGTTTCTGCATGGGCCATCGTTGTATTAATTTTGGTCATTTCATACGAAGTAGTCTCAAGATACGTTTTTAACCGCCCAACTATATGGAGTTATGAAATGTCTTATTTCCTATCAAGCTTTTTAATCATTATGGCAATGGCTTATACTTTACAAACAAAAAATCACGTAAATATCGATATTTTTTATAACAAATTTTCCAGAAAAACACAATTAATACTTTCTATCATTTTTACTTTAGTATTCTTTTTTCCCATGTGGATTTTACTGATTCAAGTAATGATACCTAATATCATGGATTCATACCATACAGGGGAAAAAAGTTCATATGGAAGCTGGCTTCCCTTAATTTGGCCATTTAAACTGTGGATCTTTATTGGGATACTCTTGTTTGTAATACAAGGGCTATTAGAGTTTCTGAAGGATATTATTCGTTTGGTTAAGGGAGATGACGCAATATGA
- a CDS encoding TRAP transporter large permease subunit, with amino-acid sequence MVCFLMLGYPVAFVLGGIATIFGLIYIGPSAISFSMFKTFGIFSDYLLVAVPLFVFMGVVIEKSGLAARLYDAMHVILGRLPGGLAITTVITCTIFAAATGVINASVVTMGLLALPAMIKHKYNIPLATGAITAGGTLGVLIPPSVIILIYGPVAGISVGKLFMAAVIPGLLLSLLYVVYVAIHCLIKPEDGPPLPKSEVNIPLSKKLRLLSTSVLPVGLLMLAVLGTIFFGIASPTEAAGIGALASLVLAAAYKKLTFKNLKESLYRTVTVSAMTFMILICAGFFTIVFTRLGGNLVVENLLNSLPFPSWGILLAMLGIIFLMGMFLDEIAIIMLAVPIISPIAAGLGYDPLWFALLVMVVMQTGFLSPPFALSIFYLKGVAPPEVTTAHIYKGVMPFIALQILAVILLIIFPGIITWLPNLMIE; translated from the coding sequence ATGGTATGTTTCCTAATGTTAGGGTATCCCGTGGCATTTGTGCTTGGTGGAATTGCAACTATTTTCGGTTTGATTTATATAGGTCCGTCTGCAATTAGCTTTTCTATGTTTAAAACTTTTGGAATATTCAGTGACTATTTATTGGTTGCCGTTCCGTTATTTGTATTTATGGGAGTGGTAATTGAAAAATCCGGTTTAGCAGCCAGATTATATGATGCAATGCATGTAATTCTTGGAAGATTGCCTGGAGGGTTGGCTATTACCACAGTAATTACATGTACCATTTTCGCTGCAGCTACAGGCGTCATAAATGCATCTGTTGTTACCATGGGGTTATTGGCGCTGCCTGCTATGATCAAGCATAAATACAATATACCACTTGCTACAGGTGCAATTACAGCAGGGGGTACATTGGGAGTACTCATTCCTCCAAGCGTAATTATTTTAATTTATGGTCCGGTAGCAGGGATCTCAGTTGGTAAATTATTTATGGCTGCAGTTATCCCAGGATTGCTACTTTCATTGTTATATGTTGTCTACGTTGCTATCCATTGCTTAATAAAGCCAGAAGATGGGCCCCCTCTCCCAAAATCTGAAGTGAATATACCTTTATCTAAAAAGCTTCGTTTGTTATCTACCTCTGTGTTACCGGTAGGGTTGTTAATGCTTGCAGTGTTAGGAACGATTTTCTTTGGTATTGCTTCTCCGACTGAAGCAGCAGGGATAGGAGCTTTGGCTTCTTTAGTGTTAGCAGCAGCTTATAAAAAGCTTACTTTTAAAAATTTAAAGGAGTCTCTGTACCGCACTGTTACAGTTTCTGCGATGACATTTATGATTTTAATCTGTGCAGGATTTTTTACAATTGTGTTTACTAGATTAGGCGGAAATCTGGTAGTTGAAAATTTATTAAATAGTCTGCCATTCCCTTCCTGGGGCATTTTGTTGGCTATGCTCGGTATTATTTTCTTGATGGGAATGTTTCTTGACGAAATTGCCATTATCATGCTTGCCGTTCCGATTATCTCTCCGATTGCTGCTGGGTTAGGCTATGATCCACTCTGGTTTGCTTTACTTGTAATGGTTGTCATGCAAACTGGTTTTCTGAGTCCGCCATTTGCTTTGTCTATATTTTATCTAAAAGGGGTGGCTCCACCAGAAGTGACAACTGCCCATATTTATAAGGGGGTTATGCCGTTTATAGCACTGCAAATTTTAGCTGTTATTCTATTAATTATTTTCCCAGGCATAATTACCTGGCTGCCCAACTTAATGATTGAATAA
- a CDS encoding 2-dehydropantoate 2-reductase, which yields MKTLIVGAGAMGSLFGGKLKQSNFDVTLFNRKNEHIEKIQEAGLRIIERDGTLSKVDIPAVTDPSNLDGTYDLIIILVKTFATEIVLQQVLHTMDKETIILTLQNGVGNLENLQKLIPGHHVGAGGTGAGAGIIEDGLIGHRAWGDTFIGFSDNETESEKLQKIADMFTSSGLKTDVSDDVQSVIWSKLMVNVAFNGLTAITRLKNGDVVLPTEGKEIVRKLIEEAVKVAEAKGIKLLYESPVHDCIEMGLTKIGENKSSMLTDILNKRKTEIDVINGAIVKYGSIYSVQTPFNEMVTNLVKLIEGSYEKLVESV from the coding sequence TTGAAAACTTTAATAGTTGGTGCTGGGGCCATGGGATCCCTTTTCGGTGGGAAATTAAAACAATCTAATTTTGATGTTACGCTTTTTAATAGAAAAAACGAACATATAGAAAAAATTCAAGAAGCTGGTTTGCGTATTATCGAAAGAGACGGCACCCTATCAAAGGTGGATATTCCTGCAGTTACTGATCCGTCAAACCTTGATGGAACATATGACCTTATTATTATTTTGGTTAAGACATTTGCTACTGAAATAGTACTGCAACAGGTTTTACATACAATGGATAAAGAGACCATTATTTTAACTTTGCAAAATGGTGTTGGGAATCTTGAAAACTTACAAAAATTAATTCCAGGACATCACGTTGGGGCAGGGGGGACAGGGGCCGGTGCTGGAATTATTGAGGATGGTTTAATTGGTCATCGTGCATGGGGAGATACTTTTATCGGATTTTCTGACAATGAAACGGAATCGGAAAAACTTCAAAAAATTGCTGATATGTTTACAAGTAGCGGATTAAAAACCGACGTGTCAGATGATGTGCAATCAGTCATTTGGAGTAAATTAATGGTGAATGTAGCGTTCAATGGCCTTACTGCAATAACAAGATTAAAAAATGGCGATGTTGTTCTTCCGACAGAAGGAAAGGAAATAGTGAGGAAATTGATAGAGGAAGCAGTGAAGGTAGCTGAAGCAAAAGGAATTAAGCTATTATACGAAAGTCCTGTACACGATTGTATTGAAATGGGACTTACAAAAATTGGCGAAAACAAATCGTCCATGTTAACGGATATATTAAATAAACGTAAGACAGAAATAGATGTTATTAATGGTGCAATAGTAAAGTATGGTTCTATATATTCAGTCCAAACCCCATTCAATGAAATGGTAACAAATTTGGTTAAGTTAATTGAAGGAAGTTATGAAAAGTTGGTAGAGAGTGTATAA